A genomic region of Colletotrichum destructivum chromosome 5, complete sequence contains the following coding sequences:
- a CDS encoding Putative cryptochrome/DNA photolyase class 1, cryptochrome/DNA photolyase, FAD-binding protein, producing the protein MAVTNILIYLLRHDLRIADNPVLHHLATTAEHGFTHVLPVYVFPAHQIEISGFLRENAKSPYPEARSQIGKFWRCGHHRTKFVAESVWNLKESLEKVGSGLALRAGRFGDVADDLLQGFADKQQKVGAIWMTSEEATEEKKDEKDVSTACKKHGVAFKTWLDEKYFIDDRDLHFKSPDELADVFTAFRKTQEPLREKPRPTLPPPSKGSLPPYPDQDTVPPQRSPFDIPSTFDALESALLKPLTSPFSDEPEFPENAQSVHPFQGGEVVALQRLDHLVKTGAMSSYKDTRNGLLGVDFSTKLSAYLSFGCLTSRQIHEAMVRFEDGQDDKFKGTPGYGKGENDGTKAVRFELLWRDYMRLCTRKFQEKLFRVTGFKGDTTPKWKSADPENVVSEDNMGTSVKKIQQILQRFLNGTTGMGLIDASQRELWHTGYTSNRARQNVASFLTKHLGIDWRYGAEWYEYLLVDYDVSSNWSNWQYVAGVGNDPRGDNRIFNPVKQAFDYDKSGEYVKAWVVETREIEKLENVFQLWTTPQEELERLGLSNSILVTDPIKKIEFSVEGKPKTGRRQYNNRKRGRGNPNHNGSGGGGPRGPPSATGGPFGGLSGGPSGGFGPQNGVASDQGSTSHSSSRSPPNGPQGYRTNSGYRGDFRGGYRGGRGGRGGGYRGGRGSFSGRGGGFNNSHYAPNIPPNGHPNGQPRPQWTTTASGPIM; encoded by the exons ATGGCGGTAACTAACATTCTCATCTACCTGCTTCGACACGACCTACGCATTGCAGACAATCCAGTGCTCCATCATCTCGCTACTACTGCTGAACACGGCTTTACTCATGTTCTCCCAGTCTACGTGTTCCCGGCACACCAAATTGAGATATCAGGCTTCCTTCGCGAGAACGCCAAGTCCCCTTACCCCGAAGCACGCAGCCAAATCGGCAAGTTCTGGCGATGTGGTCATCACCGCACCAAGTTCGTTGCAGAGTCTGTTTGGAATTTGAAGGAATCACTTGAAAAGGTGGGGAGCGGCCTGGCTCTCAGAGCAGGCAGGTTTGGCGACGTTGCCGACGACCTCCTTCAAGGCTTTGCAGACAAACAACAGAAAGTTGGCGCCATATGGATGACCTCCGAGGAAGCTAccgaagagaagaaagacgaAAAAGACGTTTCTACAGCCTGCAAGAAGCACGGCGTTGCCTTCAAGACTTGGCTGGATGAGAAGTACTTCATTGATGA CCGCGACCTCCACTTCAAGTCTCCTGATGAGCTAGCCGACGTATTTACGGCCTTCAGGAAGACTCAAGAACCACTTCGTGAAAAACCAAGGCCCACGCTGCCACCACCCAGCAAGGGATCTCTTCCACCTTATCCGGACCAAGACACCGTTCCTCCACAGCGAAGTCCCTTTGATATCCCTTCAACCTTTGACGCTCTGGAGTCGGCCCTTCTCAAGCCTTTGACAAGCCCGTTTTCTGACGAACCTGAGTTTCCCGAAAATGCCCAGTCGGTACACCCATTCCAGGGGGGTGAAGTGGTCGCCCTTCAGCGGCTTGATCATCTAGTCAAGACGGGAGCCATGTCTAGTTACAAAGATACCCGTAACGGGCTTCTTGGGGTCGACTTTAGCACCAAACTATCGGCCTACTTGTCGTTCGGCTGTTTGACATCTCGGCAAATCCACGAGGCTATGGTTAGGTTTGAGGATGGCCAAGATGATAAATTCAAAGGAACTCCCGGATACGGTAAAGGGGAAAATGACGGGACTAAGGCAGTCCGTTTTGAACTGCTATGGCGCGACTACATGAGACTGTGTACGAGAAAGTTTCAAGAAAAGCTTTTTCGTGTTACTGGATTCAAGGGGGACACAACGCCAAAGTGGAAGTCGGCAGACCCGGAAAACGTCGTCTCCGAAGACAACATGGGCACGTCGGTCAAGAAGATACAGCAAATACTGCAACGGTTCCTCAACGGCACCACCGGTATGGGGTTGATTGACGCTTCACAACGAGAGCTTTGGCACACAGGCTACACATCTAATCGAGCGCGTCAAAATGTGGCGTCCTTCTTGACCAAGCACCTTGGCATCGACTGGCGTTATGGCGCGGAATGGTACGAGTATCTCCTCGTTGATTATGATGTCAGCTCCAATTGGTCCAATTGGCAGTATGTCGCTGGAGTGGGTAACGACCCTCGCGGGGACAACAGAATCTTCAACCCGGTCAAGCAAGCTTTCGATTACGACAAGTCCGGAGAGTACGTCAAGGCTTGGGTGGTCGAAACACGCGAGATCGAAAAGCTCGAGAACGTTTTCCAGTTATGGACCACACCTCAAGAAGAGTTGGAGCGGCTAGGCCTAAGCAACAGCATTCTGGTCACCGACCCTATCAAGAAGATTGAGTTTTCCGTGGAAGGGAAGCCTAAGACCGGTCGTCGGCAGTACAACAATcggaagagagggaggggtaACCCCAACCACAACGGGTCCGGCGGGGGAGGGCCCCGAGGACCGCCATCCGCTACAGGAGGTCCATTTGGAGGTCTATCTGGAGGTCCATCTGGAGGCTTTGGGCCCCAGAATGGAGTTGCCTCTGATCAGGGGTCCACCAGCCATTCATCCTCTAGGTCACCGCCGAATGGACCGCAGGGATATCGGACAAACAGTGGCTATCGTGGTGATTTCCGTGGCGGATATCGTGGCGGGCgcggtgggcgaggcggcggctacCGTGGAGGACGTGGAAGCTTCAGTGGCAGAGGAGGGGGCTTCAACAACTCGCACTACGCCCCGAATATCCCGCCCAATGGGCACCCCAACGGCCAGCCTCGCCCGCAATGGACCACCACGGCATCCGGTCCGATCATGTAG
- a CDS encoding uncharacterized protein (Putative zn(2)Cys(6) fungal-type DNA-binding domain, transcription factor domain, fungi), translated as MEPTQTPPRLLFRKNGRPQACEPCRKRKVACDHAQPVCNRCRKSKRPGEACEYILGDSPRPRDTTPRTTRPRESRRSSRAPSLPLTAPTFPPPPATATRLVPESASTGTTTTTSSASVRTAASRPRASVPASLPTSPDSVGTGTTPAVLGIGYLGFTSFCGIYEETRSSLNRLQPSGATPIGEIGAMANCGLECSPPLTNQALETCLTILRHVPDRDMGLKLFESHVNPSDGWIRLAAKRMVMSLYETFPQYFCGGGKADDAQLTALARTICQNTAKCVSDEESDPEKWIAQFTGTNLRWESLGVMFVYWELAARYLGPYRPDVGSQFQSVDEGTRVVLQYRYCVGASIELTKAAGSGGNTLLLFMSAKRTIIESIFSGDASFACWQTHAETVALSTFLGFHDEVAAEPYKPTICSEIKRKLFCYVFYMDKVLASFAGRPPLISRRYARTPPPLDLKDEYLLSDEATLARHVAALDEHGWNTEGDLNSATIVRARVMLAHIRDELFEIALGHGPVTPVETLLEIKERQLRTVAGLPKILVFKEEDVQDRKFDVSLLYVRLIVHLEHLQNMFFIERLLAKRGHDDGALLSVSFEMVSKTLMFWTNMDRLSCMNGDFEWLVMAYAAPGGGILCLELLKPTLHGGNHPQNPKLTRSSIIQKLSLLVGFLDWVSPTAPNGDLCADCKCIIQHVLDQALNGPAASASSAVDGGFPAALDAMDWDFSTQLDFNFDLLDTFDWLRPEVPSGQQS; from the exons ATGGAGCCGACACAAACACCTCCCCGGCTCCTGTTCCGAAAGAACGGACGACCGCAGGCGTGCGAGCCGTGCCGGAAGCGCAAGGTCGCCTGCGATCATGCGCAACCCGTCTGCAACAGGTGCAGAAAGTCGAAACGCCCCGGTGAGGCGTGCGAATACATTCTGGGTGACAGCCCGAGACCAAGAGATACCACCCCGAGAACGACTCGGCCGAGGGAAAGCCGGCGCAGCTCGAGGGCCCCTTCTCTGCCGTTGACGGCACCAACCTTCCCACCACCTCCCGCAACGGCAACACGACTCGTACCGGAatcggcgtcgacgggaACAACGACAACTACGTCATCGGCATCCGTGAGAACCGCCGCAAGCCGTCCCCGTGCATCCGTCCCCGCCAGCCTCCCCACCAGCCCGGACTCGGTCGGCACGGGGACCACCCctgccgtcctcggcatcggctACCTTGGCTTCACCTCCTTCTGCGGCATCTACGAGGAGACCCGGTCCAGCCTGAACCGGCTCCAGCCCTCCGGCGCGACCCCGATCGGCGAGATCGGGGCTATGGCTAACTGCGGGCTCGAGTGCTCCCCGCCCCTGACGAACCAGGCCCTAGAGACGTGCCTGACCATCCTCCGCCATGTCCCGGATCGGGACATGGGTCTGAAGCTGTTTGAAAGTCACGTCAACCCGAGCGACGGCTGGATCCGCCTGGCCGCGAAGCGTATGGTGATGTCGCTGTACGAGACATTCCCGCAGTACTTTTGCGGAGGCGGGAAGGCCGACGATGCGCAGCTGACGGCCCTCGCCCGCACCATCTGCCAAAACACCGCAAAGTGCGTGTCTGACGAGGAGTCCGACCCCGAGAAATGGATCGCCCAGTTCACTGGCACGAACCTGCGCTGGGAGTCGCTGGGCGTCATGTTTGTATATTGGGAGCTGGCGGCCCGGTACCTTGGCCCTTACCGGCCTGACGTCGGCTCACAGTTCCAAagcgtcgacgaggggaCCAGGGTCGTGTTGCAATACCGTTACTGCGTCGGTGCAAGCATAGAGCTGACCAAGGCTGCCGGCAGCGGGGGCAACACCCTGCTGCTCTTCATGTCTGCGAAGCGGACCATTATCGAGTCCATCTTCTCGGGCGATGCGA GTTTTGCCTGTTGGCAAACGCACGCCGAAACGGTGGCCCTGTCGACCTTTCTCGGCTTCCACGACGAGGTTGCCGCAGAGCCGTACAAGCCGACCATCTGCTCCGAGATCAAGCGCAAGCTCTTCTGCTACGTCTTCTACATGGACAAGGTGCTGGCCTCGTtcgccggccggccaccGCTCATCAGCCGCCGCTACGCCcgcacgccgccgcctctggATCTCAAGGACGAGTATCTTCTCTCGGACGAGGCCACGCTGGCACGCCACgtggccgccctcgacgagcacGGGTGGAACACGGAGGGCGACCTGAACTCCGCCACCATCGTCCGGGCCCGCGTCATGCTAGCGCATATCCGGGATGAGCTGTTCGAGATTGCTCTCGGTCACGGGCCGGTGACGCCGGTCGAAACACTTCT AGAGATCAAAGAAAGGCAGCTTCGGACAGTCGCCGGTCTGCCCAAGATCCTCGTCTTCAAAGAAGAGGACGTCCAGGACCGGAAGTTCGACGTATCGCTGCTGTACGTCCGGCTCatcgtccacctcgaacaCCTCCAGAACATGTTCTTTATCGAGCGTCTGCTCGCTAAGCGGGGCCACGATGACGGCGCTCTGCTTTCCGTCAGTTTCGAGATGGTGTCGAAAACGCTCATGTTCTGGACGAACATGGACCGTCTTTCCTGCATGAACGGAGATTTTGAGTGGCTC GTCATGGCCTACGCcgcccccggcggcggcattctttgcctcgagctcctcaaGCCCACCCTCCACGGCGGCAACCACCCGCAGAACCCGAAATTGACGCGGTCAAGCATCATACAGAAGCTGAGCCTGCTCGTGGGCTTCCTCGACTGGGTCAGCCCGACGGCGCCCAACGGCGACCTCTGCGCCGACTGCAAGTGCATCATCCAGCACGTCCTCGACCAAGCCCTCAACggccccgccgcctcggcctcgtccgccgtggACGGCGGCTTCCCCGCGGCCCTGGACGCCATGGACTGGGACTTTTCCACCCAGCTCGACTTCAACTTTGACCTGCTCGACACGTTCGACTGGCTGCGCCCCGAGGTTCCATCGGGCCAGCAGTCGTGA
- a CDS encoding Putative peptidase M43, pregnancy-associated plasma-A, whose amino-acid sequence MLCPSWILWLIGVASITSVALALPFQDSYLDGENLVWIEKHWCSYADGAHLNDSDDLEVLRDANLNQAVDNNNVINIPVNVFVVGNPEAVAKLTKVSNHPAFVDLKLQVHRALLTCDFIQTSPILRLKETLEEGYSGLGISFSPLKSYILPGKVHGEYVYSTRVTETSLSLQRQVRAGGAETLNIYLVANMTPGLLGFAYFPQLLQRNVADLLTIDGVFLGHGAMVSYLSKKAIIHEVGHWLGLFHPFAGGCAVPDGDHVSDTPQAEVKGDLSCTDGKDSCPALPGHDLVRNYMTYSTW is encoded by the coding sequence ATGCTCTGTCCGTCTTGGATACTCTGGTTGATAGGTGTTGCGTCGATAACGAGTGTCGCACTTGCTCTGCCTTTCCAAGACTCTTATCTCGACGGAGAAAACCTTGTTTGGATAGAAAAGCACTGGTGCTCCTATGCAGATGGCGCTCACCTCAACGACTCGGACGACCTTGAAGTCCTCCGGGATGCTAATCTCAACCAGGCGGTTGATAACAATAACGTCATAAATATCCCCGTCAATGTTTTCGTCGTTGGCAACCCCGAGGCAGTGGCAAAACTGACTAAAGTATCGAACCATCCCGCATTCGTAGACCTTAAACTCCAGGTCCACAGAGCTTTACTGACATGTGATTTCATCCAGACTTCTCCGATCCTCAGACTGAAAGAGACTCTCGAGGAGGGATACTCGGGTCTGGGAATCTCTTTCAGCCCCCTGAAGTCCTACATTCTCCCGGGAAAAGTGCATGGGGAATATGTATACTCCACCCGCGTTACGGAAACCTCGCTCAGTCTGCAGCGCCAGGTCCGCGCCGGTGGCGCCGAGACGCTGAATATATACCTTGTGGCCAACATGACACCCGGTCTCCTGGGATTCGCCTACTTTCCCCAACTCCTACAGAGGAACGTAGCAGATCTCTTGaccatcgacggcgtcttcctcggccacggcgccaTGGTCAGTTACCTGTCGAAGAAGGCCATCATCCACGAGGTGGGTCACTGGCTTGGCCTCTTCCACCCGTTCGCGGGAGGTTGTGCCGTCCCGGACGGAGACCACGTGTCGGATACCCCGCAGGCGGAAGTCAAGGGCGATCTGTCGTGCACCGATGGCAAGGATTCGTGCCCTGCGCTTCCCGGTCACGATCTGGTCCGTAATTACATGACGTACTCCACTTGGTAG
- a CDS encoding Putative acyl-CoA N-acyltransferase, with protein sequence MADLIVTQHASEKNVKFASATPAQREAAWRLNGVSWAPPMSLEAYVARELALSKTALSSNCSYYVLFDPADPEHIISSCEATAKTLFVRDPSSPAVREEKAYAIASVYTNPTHRNHGMATRLLNGVKEAMDADSRASVLYSDIGTIYYARMGWAVYPSLQVSLILDDASVLSPLQGLRYLTAEEVPEFCGKDVELLRKKLASLPDDGKTHVAFAPSGDQMLWHFTRDGFMAKELVDREVMRRGAATADGKAWVYWDHDFREKKLKVLRVGGDPEADVTALLHAAVLEAADWGLAKVLVWNPDEGISASAKRVSDRTEGAVRVIFDERLDGSIPSLRWKGEGEAVWEDNEYYAWC encoded by the coding sequence ATGGCCGACCTCATCGTGACCCAGCACGCCTCAGAAAAGAACGTCAAGTTCGCCTCGGCTACCCCAGCCCAGCGTGAGGCCGCATGGCGCCTCAACGGCGTCTCATGGGCCCCTCCCATGTCCCTCGAGGCCTACGTTGCCCGTGAACTCGCCCTCTCCAAGACGGCCCTCTCATCCAACTGCAGCTACTACGTCCTTTTCGACCCGGCCGACCCAGAGCACATCATCTCGTCCTGCGAAGCGACCGCCAAGACCCTCTTCGTCCGCGATCCCTCTTCCCCGGCCGTTCGCGAAGAGAAGGCCTACGCCATAGCCTCCGTCTACACGAACCCGACCCATCGCAACCACGGCATGGCGACTCGCCTCCTCAacggcgtcaaggaggccatggACGCCGACTCCAGAGCAAGCGTGCTCTACAGCGATATCGGCACCATCTACTACGCTCGTATGGGCTGGGCCGTATATCCGTCCCTTCAAGTTTCGCTCATCCTGGATGACGCTTCCGTTTTGAGTCCACTTCAGGGTTTGAGATACctcacggccgaggaggtgcCCGAATTCTGTGGCAAGGACGTCGAGCTGCTGAGGAAGAAGCTCGCGAgcctccccgacgacggcaagacgCACGTCGCCTTCGCACCGTCGGGCGACCAGATGCTGTGGCACTTCACCCGCGATGGCTTCATggccaaggagctcgtcgaccggGAGGTCATGCGCCGTGGGGCGGCTACTGCCGATGGCAAGGCGTGGGTGTACTGGGACCACGACTTCCGCGAGAAGAAACTCAAGGTTCTGcgggtcggcggcgaccccgaggccgacgtcaCGGCGCTACTCCACGCCGCTGTGCTCGAGGCTGCGGACTGGGGGCTCGCCAAGGTCCTGGTGTGGAACCCCGACGAGggcatctcggcctcggccaagagggTCAGCGATCGGaccgagggcgccgtcagGGTGATTTTTGACGAGAGGCTCGATGGGAGCATCCCGAGCTTGCGGtggaagggcgagggcgaggctgTGTGGGAGGACAATGAGTACTACGCATGGTGCTAG
- a CDS encoding Putative Type I phosphodiesterase/nucleotide pyrophosphatase/phosphate transferase, which produces MPMRRLNSRSRTDRDNASLLAPDTYDDDASSLHSRSDQDSDSDDDQLQLRARNSRELRAADSLVFMEEEEVETLVAETRKKQELQRRGSGLAVPNPLKLFGRGLDGQLPGSSNGSSETLFSEKEKRQQRRTRRKQRKDRLLEKATHGEDGELMYEMEEGGMKEGSSTGESSERDDSDEIDRQRLKMVTNAKSDKRRSWRRWLVIHSMIAVGFAILVLVAWKLSLERKSAHKVELFSNGTALFAPTTIIISLDGFRADFLQRGITPRLNALVKEGVSPKYMLPAFPSVTFPNHYTLATGLHPESHGIVGNTFWDPDMQAEFYYTDPGRSLDAKWWKGEPFWVTAERQGIRSAIHMWPGSEAHILGVEPTFLDRFNGKEALDNKVSRILEFLDKPGMEDKTAKVEDMRPQLIAAYVPNVDADGHRYGPNSTEIRVTIEVTDAMMDQLFLGLEKRNLTDIVNVIVVSDHGMATTDTTRLLQLEDLVDTSKIEHTDGWPLYGLRPKNPDDLQGLYDGLAEKAKTNPNFNVYLRDVNMPERYHFSNNKRIAPLWIVPKAGWAIVTKDEMDVAKALKDGSVYQPRGLHGYDHEHPLMRAIFIARGPAFPHPPNSQIDVFQNINVYNILCDSVGLIPEPNNGTLRLPLRPVGTHKSEDTPAEPEDPVPPYTTTASQTTASAQSTATHSSTPEKPIQVDPVPQPSSTEAPTEDKQGGDDGEESQGAEEDAIQKGKAAMIGIWDWLTDKFGKVWDKISGSKGDKESEEKEGSE; this is translated from the exons ATGCCGATGCGCCGCCTCAACTCGAGGTCCCGAACGGACCGTGACAACGCAAGCCTCCTGGCCCCCGACAcatacgacgacgacgcctcaTCCCTGCATAGCCGAAGCGACCAggacagcgacagcgacgatgaCCAATTGCAATTGCGTGCCCGCAACAGCCGCGagctgcgcgccgccgaTAGCCTAGTGTTcatggaggaagaggaggtcgAGACGCTTGTCGCGGAGACGCGCAAGAAGCAGGAACTCCAGCGCCGCGGGTCTGGTCTCGCCGTGCCGAACCCTCTGAAGCTGTTCGGGCGCGGATTGGATGGCCAGCTTCCCGGATCCAGTAACGGCTCTTCCGAAACCCTTTTCAGTGAGAAGGAAAAGCGTCAGCAGcgccggacgaggaggaaacAGAGAAAAGATCGCCTGTTGGAGAAGGCAACccacggcgaggacggcgagctgaTGTACGAGATGGAAGAGGGCGGCATGAAGGAGGGTAGCTCAACCGGCGAGAGCAGCGAACGAGACGATAGCGACGAGATCGACCGGCAGCGGTTAAAAATGGTTACCAACGCGAAGTCGGACAAGCGGCGGAGCTGGCGCCGGTGGCTCGTCATACACAGCATGATTGCCGTTGGCTTCGCGATCCTGGTTTTGGTGGCGTGGAAGCTGTCTCTCGAGAGGAAGTCGGCGCACAAGGTGGAGCTTTTCAGCAACGGCACGGCGCTCTTTGCACCGACGACCATCATCATTAGCCTCGACGGTTTCCGTGCCGATTTCTTGCAGCGCGGCATCACACCCAGACTGAACGCCCTCGTGAAAGAGGGCGTGTCGCCAAAGTACATGCTCCCTGCCTTCCCGTCCGTCACGTTTCCGAACCATTACACCCTGGCGACCGGCCTGCACCCCGAGAGCCACGGTATCGTGGGGAATACCTTCTGGGATCCTGACATGCAGGCCGAGTTCTACTACACCGATCCTGGACGGAGTCTCGATGCGAAGTGGTGGAAGGGCGAGCCCTTTTGGGTGACAGCCGAGAGGCAGGGCATTCGATCCGCGATTCACATGTGGCCTGGCAGTGAGGCGCACATTCTGGGCGTTGAGCCGACCTTCTTGGACAGGTTCAATGGTAAAGAGGCCCTTGACAACAAGGTCAGCAGGATCCTGGAGTTCCTGGACAAGCCCGGCATGGAGGACAAGACtgccaaggtcgaggacaTGCGGCCCCAGCTTATTGCGGCGTACGTGCCCAATGTTGATGCGGATGGCCATAGGTACGGGCCTAACAGCACGGAAATTCGCGTGACTATCGAGGTCACCGATGCCATGATGGACCAGCTCTTCCTCGGTCTCGAGAAACGCAACCTCACCGATATCGTTAACGTCATTGTCGTCTCTGACCACGGCATGGCCACGACAGATACCACTCGTCTGTTGCAGCTCGAGGACCTTGTCGATACCTCCAAGATCGAACACACCGACGGCTGGCCTCTGTACGGTCTCCGGCCGAAGAACCCCGACGATCTCCAGGGACTGTATGACGGTCTGGCTGAAAAGGCCAAGACGAACCCTAACTTCAACGTCTACCTGCGTGATGTCAACATGCCTGAGCGCTACCACTTCTCCAACAACAAGCGCATTGCGCCGCTCTGGATCGTGCCCAAGGCTGGCTGGGCCATCGTCACGAAGGACGAGATGGACGTGGCGAAGGCGCTGAAGGACGGTTCTGTCTACCAACCCCGTGGACTGCACGGATATGACCACGAACACCCTCTCATGCGTGCCATCTTTATCGCCCGCGGACCGGCCTTCCCCCATCCGCCGAACAGCCAGATCGATGTCTTCC AAAATATCAACGTGTACAACATTCTCTGCGACTCTGTTGGTCTTATCCCCGAGCCAAACAACGGAACTCTACGTCTACCCCTTCGGCCCGTGGGCACTCACAAGTCTGAAGATACTCCAGCAGAACCCGAGGATCCTGTTCCTCCGTATACAACCACTGCCTCTCAGACAACTGCTTCGGCGCAATCAACGGCGACTCATTCATCAACTCCTGAGAAGCCCATACAGGTGGACCCCGTCCCACAACCTTCATCGACAGAGGCGCCAACAGAGGACAAGCAGGGTGGAGATGATGGTGAAGAAAGCCAGGGCGCCGAAGAGGACGCAATACAGAAGGGCAAGGCAGCCATGATTGGTATTTGGGACTGGCTCACGGACAAGTTTGGCAAGGTGTGGGACAAGATTAGCGGGTCAAAGGGAGACAAAGAGTctgaagagaaggagggatCGGAATGA
- a CDS encoding translation elongation factor EF-1 alpha produces the protein MGKEEKAHINVVVIGHVDSGKSTTTGHLIYQCGGIDKRTIEKFEKEAAELGKGSFKYAWVLDKLKAERERGITIDIALWKFETPKYYVTVIDAPGHRDFIKNMITGTSQADCAILIIAAGTGEFEAGISKDGQTREHALLAYTLGVKQLIVAINKMDTTKWSEARYEEIIKETSSFIKKVGYNPKTVAFVPISGFHGDNMLAPTTNAPWYKGWEKETKAGKSTGKTLLEAIDSIDQPKRPTDKPLRLPLQDVYKIGGIGTVPVGRIETGVLKPGMVVTFAPANVTTEVKSVEMHHEQLTEGLPGDNVGFNVKNVSVKDIRRGNVAGDSKNDPPAGAASFNAQVIVLNHPGQVGAGYAPVLDCHTAHIACKFSEILEKIDRRTGKSVENNPKFIKSGDAAIVKMVPSKPMCVEAFTDYPPLGRFAVRDMRQTVAVGVIKSVEKASAAAGKVTKSAAKAAKK, from the exons ATGGGTAAGGAAGAGAAGGCTCACATCAACGTCGTCGTTATCGGCCACGTCGATTCCGGCAAGTCGACCACCACT GGTCACTTGATCTACCAGTGTGGTGGTATCGACAAGCGTACCATCGAgaagttcgagaaggaggctgCTGAGCTCG GCAAGGGTTCCTTCAAGTACGCGTGGGTTCTtgacaagctcaaggccgagcgTGAGCGTGGTATCACCATCGACATTGCCCTCTGGAAGTTCGAGACTCCCAAGTACTATGTCACCGTCATTG ACGCTCCCGGTCACCGTGACTTCATCAAGAACATGATCACTGGTACTTCCCAGGCCGACTGTGCCATTCTCATCATTGCCGCCGGTACTGGTGAGTTCGAGGCTGGTATCTCCAAGGATGGCCAGACTCGTGAGCACGCTCTGCTCGCCTACACCCTCGGTGTCAAGCAGCTCATCGTTGCCATCAACAAGATGGACACCACCAAGTGGTCTGAGGCCCGTTACGAGGAGATCATCAAGGAGACCTCCTCTTTCATCAAGAAGGTCGGCTACAACCCCAAGACTGTTGCCTTCGTCCCCATCTCCGGTTTCCACGGCGACAACATGCTTGCCCCCACCACCAACGCTCCCTGGTACAAGGGTTGGGAGAAGGagaccaaggccggcaagaGCACCGGCAAGACTCTCCTTGAGGCCATCGACTCCATCGACCAGCCCAAGCGCCCGACAGACAAGCCCCTCCGTCTTCCCCTCCAGGATGTCTACAAGATCGGTGGTATCGGCACTGTGCCCGTCGGCCGTATCGAGACTGGTGTCCTCAAGCCCGGCATGGTCGTCACCTTCGCCCCTGCCAACGTCACCACTGAAGTCAAGTCCGTCGAGATGCACCACGAGCAGCTCACCGAGGGTCTCCCCGGTGACAACGTTGGTTTCAACGTGAAGAACGTTTCCGTCAAGGACATTCGCCGTGGCAACGTCGCCGGTGACTCCAAGAACGACCCCCCTGCCGGCGCTGCCTCCTTCAACGCCCAGGTTATCGTCCTCAACCACCCCGGTCAGGTCGGTGCTGGCTACGCCCCCGTCCTCGACTGCCACACTGCCCACATCGCCTGCAAGTTCtccgagatcctcgagaaGATTGACCGCCGTACCGGAAAGTCTGTTGAGAACAACCCCAAGTTCATCAAGTCTGGTGACGCTGCCATCGTCAAGATGGTTCCCTCCAAGCCCATGTGTGTTGAGGCTTTCACCGACTACCCCCCTCTGGGACGTTTCGCCGTCCGTGACATGCGTCagaccgtcgccgtcggtgtCATCAAGTCCGTCGAGAAGGcctccgccgctgccggcaaG GTCACCAAGTCTGCTGCCAAGGCTGCCAAGAA